CGGTCAAGGAGGAACTGAAGGATCTCATTCTGCGGGGAGGATCGGCGATCGAGGTCAAGCGGGAAGCGATAAGGCTCGGGATGAAGACGCTCCGCCAGGCGGGGCTTTCGAAGGTCGAGGAGGGGGTCACGACGCTGGAGGAAGTGCTGCGGGTGACCGCCGCCGACTAAGGAGGAAGACGGCCATGGTATCGATGCATGAGATGCTGAGCGTCATGTACGAGAAGGGCGCTTCCGACCTGCACATCACCACGGGGATCGCCCCCACCATACGCGTGGACGGACGGCTGATCCCGCTGCCGGCCGAGCCGCTTACACCGCCGGACACCAAGCGGCTTTGCTACAGCATCCTCACCGAGGCGCAGAAGCAGCGTTTCGAGGAGGAGAAGGAGCTCGATCTTTCCTTCGGAGTGAAGGGGATGAGCCGCTTCCGCGCCAATATCTACTTGCAGCGGGGGGCCGTCGCCGGCGCCTTCAGGACCATCCCGTTCCGCGTCCGCTCGTTCGACGAGCTGGGGCTCCCGAACGTCCTGAAGGAGCTGTGCAAGAAGCCGAGGGGCCTGCTGCTGGTGACGGGGCCCACCGGATCCGGCAAGTCGACGACGCTGGCTGCGATGATCGACAAGGTCAACATGGAGCGGCAGGAACACATCGTCACCATCGAGGATCCGATCGAATACCTTCATCCGCACAAGAAGTGCCTTGTCAACCAGCGGGAAGTGAACGCGGACACGCAGACGTTCAAAAAGGCCCTGAAGCACATATTGCGGCAGGATCCGGACATCGTGCTCATCGGTGAGATGAGGGACCTGGAGACGATCGAGGCGGCGCTGACGGTGGCGGAAACGGGACACCTGGTCTTCGCCACGCTTCACACGAATTCATGCGTCCAGACGATAAACCGCATCCTCGACGTGTTCCCCCCGTACCAGCAGCCGCAGGTGAGGGCGCAGCTGTCGTTCGTCCTCGAGGGAGTGGTATCGCAGATCCTCATACCCAAGGCTTCGGGGACCGGGCGGGCGCTTTGCCTCGAGATCATGATCCCCAATCCGGCCATCCGTAACCTGATCCGCGAGGAGAAGATCCACCAGATCTACTCCCAGATGCAGGTGGGGCAGGCCAAGTTCGGGATGCAGACGATGAACCAGTCGCTGCTCGCCGCGTATCTCCGGCGCGACATCACGCTGGAGGACGCCGTCGGCAGGAGTTCCGATCCCGACGAGTTCCGCAATCTCCTGACCGCCGCGCAGAATGCGGCGTCGCAGGGGGCGGGTCGCAGGACGCAGGTGTAACCGAGGGCCACGGAGGATACGATGCCGAAATTCGTCTGGGAAGGAAAAACCAAGGCGGGGCGTACCCTGACGGGGGAAATCGAGGCGCCCAACGAGGCGTTCGTCCTTGCCCAGCTTCGCAGGCAGCAGGTAGTTCCCGTCAAGGTGAAGCCGAAAGGCGCGGATCTTCGTTTCCGGATGCCGGGATTCGGAGGCAAGGTCACTCAGCGGGAGCTTGCCATCTTCACCCGCCAATTCGCCACGATGATCGACGCGGGCCTTCCCCTCGTCCAGTGCCTCGACATCCTCGGCATGCAGCAGGAAAATCAGACGTTCAAGAAGATCATCATGAAGGCGAAGGAGGACGTGGAGAGCGGGTCGACATTCGCCGACGCCCTTGCGAAGCACCCGAAGACCTTCGACGAGCTTTTCATCAACCTGGTCCAGGCGGGGGAGGTCGGCGGGATCCTCGACACGATCCTCTCGCGGCTTGCGGCCCACATCGAGAAGGCGCTGCGGCTCGCAAAGAAGATCAAGGGCGCGATGGTATACCCGGCCACAATCGTCGCCGTGGCGGTCGTCGTCACCGTGGTGCTCCTTGTGTACGTCATTCCGATCTTCGGAAAGATGTTCCAGGATTTCGGACAGGCGCTTCCGGCTCCCACGCAGATGGTCCTCGCAATGAGCGAAGCGACCCGTAAATACTTTTTCGTGGCCGTCATCTTCGTGGCTTTGGCCGTCGTCGCCCTGCGCTGGTACCGCAACACCGAAAACGGGCGCCGGAACATCGACCGGCTCTTCCTGCGGCTGCCGATCGTGGGCCCCCTCCTCCGTAAGATTGCGGTCGCCCGGTTTGCGCGCACCCTGGGGACGATGGTGAGCAGCGGCGTCCCCATCCTGGAAAGCATGGACATCGTCGCGAAGTCGGCGGGCAACCGGATCATCGAGGAAGCTATCCTCAAGGCGAGGATGAGCATCAGCGAAGGAAAGACGATCGCCGAGCCCCTGGCCGACAGCAAGGTTTTCCCCGCGATGGTGACGCAAATGGTGTCCGTCGGAGAGGCGACCGGCGCTCTCGACACCATGCTGAACAAGATCGCGGAGTTCTACGACGAAGAGGTGGACATGGCCGTTGACGCCCTTACCTCCCTCCTCGAGCCGCTCCTCATGGTCTTCCTCGGGGTCGTCATCGGGGGCCTCGTCGTTGCGATGTACCTGCCGATCTTCAAGCTGGCAGGCGTCGTCGGCGGATAAAGATTGGCGGAGAGTCGGCGGGAGGCGGCGGCGGGGGGGCGCAACCTCCTTCTGGTGCGCACCGGGATCACCTTCGCGCTCCTGGCGTCGGTGGTTTCGGTCCATTTCCAGGAGCCGGAGCTCATCCTCGCGGGCGGGTTCAAGTACCTGTACGCCGCCGTGGTCCTTTCCTACGGCTGGCTCCTCCTCCGGTTCGCGCTTTGGGGAAGCTCCGATCCGACGGCCGCGGTATCTGTGGTGCAAGCCGCGGTGGACGTGGCGTTCGTGTCCGTCATCGTCTTCGCCACCGGGCTCTACGACAGCGTCTTCGCCTTCATGTACGTCGTCGTCATCCTCCTGGGAAGCTTCGAGCTTTTTCTCAAGGGAGCGATGGTCTGGGCCGTTCTCTCGGCCGTATCCTACGTGTCGATGCTGTACCTGCAAAAGCAGGGGATCCTGACGCCTCCCGGCGTCGAGACCGTGCATCTCGCATGGGCGCAGTTCATCCGCACCTCCCTTACGAATTCCATCGGATTCCTGCTGACAGGGCTGCTCTCCGGCCTGCTGGGAGAGGACATCCGCAGGACGAGACAGCGCGTAATAGCCCGTGAAGACGATCTGCAGAAACTGGAGTCGTTTCACAAGCACGTGATCGAGAACATCCCCTCCGGCATCCTGACGGCGGACACCAGGGGAAGGGTGAACCTCATGAACGACATGGCGTGCGGCATCCTGGGCGTCAGCCGGGCGGAGGCACGCGGCAAGCGCGTCGAGGAGGTCCTGTCCGGATTGGAGCTCGCGGATCCGCGCGGCGAGTCGCGATTGCCGCGTCCCGAGATATCCTTCCGGCGGCCGGACGGCTCGGAAATATTTCTGGGATTTTCCTCCTCTCCCCTCAAGGACGCGGAGGGCGGGGTGATCGGCCGCGTCGTGATCTTCCAGGACCTGACGCCGGTGAAGCAGATGGAGGAGCGGATCCGCATATCCGACAGGCTTGCGGGCGTCGGAGAGCTGGCCGCCGGCCTTGCCCATGAGATCCGGAACCCCCTCGCGTCGATCGCCGGGTCCTCGCAGATGCTGCGCGAATCGCCCGAACTTACCGACGATTCCCGCACGCTCCTGGGCATCATCGAGCGGGAAAGCATGCGGCTGAACGGCCTCATTTCCGATTTCCTCGCATACACCGGCCCCTCGCTGCGCAACATAGGTACTGTTAATATATCGGACATGATAGGCGACGTAGCCGAAGCCGTCAGGACCGGAGACGCGCGGGAAAAGGGAGTGGCCGTGGAGAACCTCTGCAACCGTGACCTGTTAGTCGACGGAGACGCCGAGCAGCTCAAACAGGTGCTGTGGAACCTCGTGAGGAACGCCGTGCAGGCCACACCCGCAGGAGGGCATGTGCGTCTGGACCTGTTCCCCCAGGTCCGGCACGGGGAACGGTACGCCGTGACGACTGTAAGCGACACCGGCAAGGGGATCGATCCCTCCCACACGGCAAAGATATTCAACCCCTTCTTTACGACCAAGGAAGGTGGAACGGGACTGGGCCTGGCGATATCGCAGAGAATCGTCCAGATCCACCGGGGATTCATCGAGGTGCGTTCCGAGCCCGGGCACGGGAGCATCTTCTCCGTGTTTCTACCCGAAAAGGCGAATGATGAGGAAACCGGCGGTTCCTCCGTCTGAAGGAGCGGTCGTCGTCGTGGGGGCTGGGCTGGCGGGCTCCGAAGCCGCTCTGGTCCTTTCCGCGGCGGGGATCCCGGTGGAGCTGGTCGAGATGCGTCCGGCGGTTTCCTCCGCGGCGCATCGGACGGGGTGGTTCGGCGAGCTGGTGTGCAGCAATTCCCTGGGCTCCGAGGAGCAGTCGTCCGGCAAGGGGCTCCTGAAGGCGGAGCTGCTGGAATTGGGATCGAACCTGATCCATCTTGCCCGGCGGGCGCGCGTTCCGGCGGGGAAAGCGCTGGCGGTGGACCGCGAGATGTTCGGCAGGATGGTCACGGAGGCGGTCTGCACCCGCACCGGCATACGCCTTACGGCATCCGAGGCCCGGTCGATACCCGATGCGCCGATCGTCATCCTCGCGTGCGGCCCCCTTCCCTCGGAAGCGCTGTCGGCGTCCATGGCTTCCTTCCTCGGAGATGCCGGGTGCTATTTCTACGACGCCATCTCGCCGATCGTGGACGCGTCCACTATCGACCGGGAGGAGGCATTCACCGCGGACCGGTACGGCGCGGGAGAAGGGGATTATCTGAACCTTCCGATGACTCGCGAGCGGTACGAGTCCTTCCTCGCCGAGCTGCTTGCCGCCCGCACGGTTCCAGCCAGGGAATTCGAGGAGGAGCGATACTTCGAGTCCTGCATGCCCCTCGAAACAATGGCGCGCCGCGGGCCGGAAACGCTGCTGTACGGACCGCTGCGGCCCGTGGGGCTCCGGGATCCCAGAACCGGAAGGACACCATACGCCGTGGTGCAGCTCCGCAAGGAAAACGCGGCGGGGACGATGCTCAATCTCGTGGGATTCCAGACCAGGCTGGCTTATCCCGAGCAGGAGAGGGTGTTCTCCATGATCCCCGGCCTTTCCCGGGCGAAATTCCTGCGGCACGGCTCCGTCCACCGGAACGCATTCATCGACGCTCCGCGCCATCTCCATCCATGGCTCGAGTGCAAAAAGCGGCCGGGGCTTTTCTTTGCGGGGCAGATTTCCGGAGTGGAAGGATACGTCGAGTCGATCGCCGCCGGTTTAGTCGCGGCGGTGTCCGCGGCGGAAAGGGCGGAAGGGCGCGATCCGGTGCCCTTTCCCGGTATCTCGATGACCGGTGCGCTCCTCCGGCATATCTCATCGCCCGGGGCGGGGGCGTTTCAGCCCATGAACGCCAACTTCGGATTGCTCCCCGAGCCTTCTCTGGGAAAGAAAAGGGAACGGAAGGCGAGGCAGGCCGAAGCGGCGCTCTCCGCAATCGCCGATTTCCGCAAGAGCTTCTTCAAATTTAACCCTTTGTGTGTTACATAAATCTTTTCCTTTTTTTCTTGGTAAGGAAGGGACGGTAGGCGCGAATGGGATCCGCGGTTCGCCGGTTCTCGCAGTTTCTCCTGTCGGAGCGGAACGCTTCGGACGAAACGGTGCGCGCCTATCTGCGCGAAGTATCCGGGCTTCGGTCCTTTCTCCGGGAGACGGCGGGGAAGGATCCCGATGACGTGTGGGGCGGCTGGAGAACGGTGACCGCCGCGGACCTGCGCCGGTATTTCACCGCTTCTTTCGCCGGAAGGAAATCTTCCACGATGGCGCGGAAGATATCGGCCGTACGGTCGTTTTTCTCCTTTCTCATGGGACAGGGAGAAATCGGCGGGAACCCGGCGGCGGAACTCACCGCTCCCCGCAGGGAGATGCGGCTTCCCGATTTTCTGCCGGTGGACGAAATGATGGACCTGCTGCGTTCGCTTCCCCGGGGGGGCGAGCGGGAAGACCGCGATGCGGCGATCATCGAGCTTCTTTATTCTTCAGGTTTGCGGGTTGGTGAACTTGTCTCTCTTCGCGCGGAGGATGTGAACCTGGATGAAAGGACGGTCCGAGTGTCCGGAAAAGGGCGCAAAGTGCGGATAGTCCCCGTGGGCGAAAAAGCGGCCGGCGCGTTGAAGGCGTACCTTGATTCATCCGGCCGCGGGTATTCGGCGGAGCGCGGCGCGCCTCTCTTCCGGAACCTGCGCGGCGGAGCGCTGACCGCGCGGAGCGTAGCGCGGATCCTGGAGGGGGCGCTGCGAAGGGCGGCCTCGGAGAGGCACCTGTCGCCGCACGGCCTGAGGCATTCGTTCGCCACCCATCTGCTCGAATCGGGCGCAGACCTGAGGGCCATCCAGGAGATGCTTGGGCACGCGTCGCTCTCCACGACGCAGCGCTACGCGAGGGTCAACGTGAGCCACCTGCTGCGGACCTACGAATCCGCGCACCCGCTTTCGCGGGTAGGGAGGAAGCCTTGAGCGGGATGCGCAGCACGACGATCGTGGCGGTTTCACGGGACGGGAAAGTGGCCATGGCGGGTGACGGCCAGGTGACGTTGGGAAGCACCGTCCTCAAGCACACCGCACGGAAGATCCGCCGCCTTCACGAGGACCGGGTGCTGGCCGGGTTCGCCGGGGCGACCGCGGACGCGATAACGCTGTTCGAGAAGTTCGAGGGAAAACTCTCGGAATTCCGGGGCAACCTCCGGAGGGCGGCGGTGGAACTGGCTAAAGAGTGGAGAACCGACAGGGTGCTTCGGCGGCTGGACGCGATAATGGTCGTGACTGACGGGAAAGAACTGATGCTTCTCTCGGGGAGCGGCGACGTGGTCGAGCCGGACGACGGAGTGATCGGCGTGGGTTCCGGCGGACCGTTCGCCCTGGCGGCGGCCCGTGCGATGCTCCGGCACACCGGGCTTACCGCCATGGAAATCGCACGGGAGGCGTTGCGCATCGCCTCGGAAATCTGCGTCTACACGAACGATAACGTGACCGCCGAGGAGATCTCTGCGCCATGACGCCCGGGGCGAAGGAGCCGTGGGGCGGCCGCCCGCTGATCCCGAAGGAGATCGTCGCGGAACTGTCGCGGCACATCATCGGACAGGAGAAGGCCAAGCGCGCGGTCGCGATCGCGTTGCGCAACCGATGGCGCCGGATGCAGGTGTCCGAGGAACTGAGGGAGGAGATCGCCCCGAAGAACATCATCATGGTCGGGCCGACGGGCGTGGGGAAGACCGAGATCGCACGGCGCCTTGCGAGGCTTGCGCAAGCACCGTTTCTCAAAGTGGAGGCGTCGAAGTTCACCGAAGTCGGGTACGTGGGCCGCGACGTGGAATCGATCATCCGCGACCTGGTGGAAATCGCGGTGCATCTTGTCCGGATCGAGGAAATGGGGAGGGTTGCGGAAAAGGCCCGGGCGAGCGCCGAGGAGCGGCTCCTCGACATTCTTCTTCCCCAAAGGCCTGCCGCCCGCGCTCCCGGGAGCCAGGCGCCGGAAGCCGAGCCCAGGCCGGACGAGTCCCGGGAACGCCTTCGGGCGATGCTCAAGGATGGAAGGCTTTCGGAAAAAACGGTGGAGGTGGATGTGAGGGAGAGCGCCTTTCCCGCCATCGATCTCATCGGGATCTCCGGAGGAGGCGGAATGGAAGGGGTGGAAGGCAACCTCCAGGAGATGCTGGGGAACCTCTTCCCCAAGAAGGTTCGCAGGAAGAAGATGCGCGTGCCGGAGGCGCTATCCTTCCTCGAAAACGAAGAGGCCGCCCGCATGGTGGACATGGACCGTGTGAAGCAGATGGCCGTCGAGCGGACGGAGCAGGCCGGCATCGTGTTTCTGGACGAAATAGACAAGATCGCGGGCAGGGATTCCACGGCGGGTCCGGATGTCTCGCGGCAGGGGGTGCAGAGGGACCTGCTCCCCATCGTCGAGGGGTCGAACGTTAACACGAAGCACGGGATGGTCCGGACGGACCACATCCTGTTCATAGCGGCCGGGGCTTTCCACACCGCGAAGCCGTCCGACCTGATCCCGGAACTGCAGGGAAGGTTCCCGATCCGCGTGGAGCTCGAAACGCTTACGAAGGAGGATTTCGTGCGGATACTCACGGAGCCGCACGGCGCCCTCACGCGGCAGTACTCGGAGCTTCTGCGGACCGAAGGCGTGCGCCTGTCGTTCGCACCGGACGCGGTGGAGCGGATCGCGGAAATGGCCTGCGAGGTGAACGAGCGTACGGAAAACATCGGGGCAAGGCGCCTCTACACGATCATGGAGAAGCTCCTGGAAGATCTCCTATTCTCGGCGCCCGAGATCGGGGAGCGGGAGATCGTCGTGCGCAGAAAATACGTCGACGAGAAACTGTCCGGAATCGTGAAGGACGTCGACCTGAGCCGGTACATACTGTGATTCGGGAATCGGAGAAACGATGAAGGGATATATCCAGAAGGCGGAGACGCTCATCGAGGCGCTGCCGTACATCCGGGAGTTCTCCGGGAAAACGGTGGTGGTCAAGTACGGCGGTGCGGCGATGGCGGGCGATGACCGTATGGCCTCGTTCGCCGAGGACGTCGTCCTCCTTCAATACGTGGGGATCCGGCCGGTCGTCGTTCACGGCGGGGGGCCGCAGATCGACCGGATGCTTGCGATGCTGTCCATCCCTTCCGAGCGCAGGGAGGGGCTTCGCGTGACCTCGCCCGAGGCGATGGAAATCGTCGAAATGGTGCTCGGGGGTACGGTGAACAAGAAGATCGTCGCACTCATAAACAGGTTCGGGGGGAAGGCGGTCGGCCTCACGGGGAAGGACGGAGGATTGATCAGGGCAAGGAAACACGCCGCCCCCGGCCGCGACGGCAACCCGCTCGACCTGGGGATGGTGGGGGAGGTCGCGGGGGTGAACCCCGATGTCCTGAAAGGATTGGAGCGGGACGGCTTCGTGCCGGTGATCGCGCCCATCGGCGTCGGGGAGCAGGGCGAGGCGTACAACATCAACGGGGATACCGCCGCCGCGGAAGTGGCGGCCGCTGTCCGCGCGGAGAAGTTCATCCTCCTCACGGACGTGCCCGGCGTCCTCGACCGCAAAGGTGAGCGCATCTCCACGATGACGGCCGAAGAGGCGACGTCCTCCATCCGGGATGGCTTGATCACCGGCGGGATGATACCGAAGGTGGAGTGCGGCCTCACCGCATTGCGGAAGGGCGTGAACAAGGTGCATATCCTCGACGGCCGGGTCCCTCACAGCGTGCTGCTCGAAATATTCACCGATGCGGGGATCGGCACCGAGATCGTCCGGGCGCCGGGGTAAGGGGGAGCGCCGTGGGCAACGCAGAAGTCGTCGAATTGACGGAAAAGCACCAGATGGCGAATTACGCCAGGTTCCCGGTGGCCTTCGTGCGCGGCGAGGGAGCGAGACTCTTCGACGCCGACGGGCGCGAGTACCTCGACTTCCTGGGCGGCATCGCCGTCGTGCTGCTGGGGCACGCGCATCCGGAGGTCACGCGCGCCGTCACCGACCAGGCGCGAAACCTGCTTCACGTCTCCAACCTGTTCCATGTGCCGGTCCAGTCCGAGGCGGCGAAGCTGCTTTCGACGGCGGTCCGCGGAGGCAAGGTGTTCTTTTGCAACAGCGGCACGGAGGCGAACGAGGCGGCGATCAAGATGGCGAGGAAGTGGTCGGCGGACCGGGGCAGGGAAGGGGTTCACGAATTCGTCGTCCTCGAGGGTTCCTTCCACGGCAGGACCTACGGCGGCCTTTCCGCCACCGGACAGCCCAGGTTCCACAAGGGGTTCGAGCCGATGCTCCCGGGGTTCGTAACAGTGCCGTTCGGCGACCTCGGTGCGCTGGAAGCGGCGCTTACGGACCGGACGTGCGCTTTCATGTTCGAGCCCATACAGGGGGAGAGCGGAGTGCGAATGCATCCGCCGGAATATTTGCAGGAAGCGGAGAGGATCTGCCGGGAGCGGGGCGTTCTTCTCGTCGCTGACGAGATCCAGACGGGGCTCGGGCGGACGGGCGCCATGCTCGCCTGCGAGCGGTTCGGGGTCGATCCCGACATCGTCACCCTCGCGAAGGGGCTGGCCAACGGCCTCCCCCTGGGAGCCGTCGTGGCGCGCGAGGAGGTGGCTGCCGCGTTCGGCCCCGGCGCCCACGGGAGCACCTTCGGCGGAAATCCCGTGTGCTGCGCCGCGGCGAAGGTGGTCCTCGAGGCGTTGAAATCGCCCGGCTTCTTCGAGGATGTTTCACGCAAGGGGGAGCTGTTCCGGAAAGGGCTCTGCGAGCTGGCGGCGCGCAGGACGGATATCCGCGCCGTGCGGGGGATGGGGCTGATGCTCGCGATCGAAATGGAGTGCGAAACCAGGGAAATCGCGCAAAAGTGCCTCGAGAACGGTCTCATCGTGAACGCCACCTCCGGGAACGTGCTCCGTTTCCTGCCGCCGCTTACGGTCAACGACGGAGAGATCCGGCAGGCGCTGAGCCTGCTCGGGGCTTCGCTGCCCGCCGGGGGGCGGAAGTGAAAAAGGACTTTCTCAGGATCCTCGATCTTACGCGCCGTGAGCTCCTTTCCCTTCTTGCGGATGGGGTGAAGTGGAAGCGAAGGGGAGGCCGCCGTTCGGCTCCGCGCCCGCTTCAAGGAAAAACCCTGGCCATGATCTTCCAGAAGGCTTCCACGCGGACGAGGGTTTCCTTCGAGGTCGGAATGACACGGCTGGGGGGGCACGCGCTGTTCCTCTCCCCGGACGACACGCAAATAGGGCGGGGAGAGCCGGTCCGGGACACCGCAAGGGTCCTTTCGCGGTATGCGGATGCCGTCATGATCCGCACGTTCAGGCAGGAGACGCTGGAGGAACTGGCTTCCCATGCATCCGTGCCCGTGATAAACGGGCTGACCGATCTCCATCACCCGTGCCAGGTCCTCGCGGACCTGATGACTGCACGGGAGCGCGGCTTCGATCTGCGAAGGCTGAAAGTCGCATTCATCGGCGACGGCAACAACGTGGCGAATTCGTGGGTGGAGGCCGCATTCCTGCTCGGCTTCTCCCTGCGCCTGGCCTGTCCGAAGGGGTTCGAGCCCGACGCGCGGGTCCTGCGGGAAGCCTCGGGCGCCGGGAGCGGAGACGTTCGCATCGTCCGCGATCCGGTGGAGGCGGCGAAAGGCGCCGACGTCCTGTACACTGACGTGTGGACAAGCATGGGGCAGGAAAAGGAGCGCAAGCGCCGCCTCGCCGCTTTCCGCGGATACCGGATCGACGAAGGGCTACTGAGCGTCGCCGGAAAAGGGGCGATCGTGATGCATTGCCTTCCGGCCCACCGCGGCGAGGAAATCACGGACGGAGCCATGGAAGGGCCGCAATCGGCGGTGTTCGACGAGGCGGAGAACCGTATGCACATCCAGATGGCCCTCCTCGAGAGGCTCATCCCACATTAAGCGACGGAGGAAGCGACATTGGGAAACGTGAAGAAGGTGGTGCTCGCATATTCCGGGGGGTTGGACACCTCGGTCATCCTGCGGTGGCTCATCGAGAAGTATGATTGCGAAGTGATCGCATTCGTGGCCGATCTCGGGCAGGGAGAGGAACTCGCCCCCGTTCGCGCGAAGGCGAAGAAGACGGGCGCGTCCAAGGTGTACGTCGAGGACGTAAAGGACGAGTTCGTACGCGATTTCATCTTCCCGGCTCTCATGGCGAACGCCGTTTACGAGGGGTCGTACCTGCTGGGGACTTCCATCGCCCGGCCGCTGATCGCCAAGAAGCAGATAGAGGTGGTCCGGAAGGAGAAGGCGGAGGCCGTCTCCCACGGAGCAACCGGCAAGGGGAACGACCAGGTCCGGTTCGAGCTTACCTATTATGCGCTGATGCCCGGCATCCGGGTGATCGTGCCGTGGCGGGAATGGGACCTTTCCTCCCGCACCGACCTTGTGAATTACGCGAAGAAGCACGGCATCCCGACGCCGGTCACGGCGAAGAAGCCGTACTCCAGCGACAGGAACCTCATGCACATAAGTTTCGAGGGAGGGATCCTCGAGGACCCGTGGGCCGAGCCCCCCGCGGACATGTTCGTGCTAACGAAGTCTCCGGAGAAGGCCCCCAACCGGCCCATGTATGTGGAGGTGGATTTCGAGGAAGGCGTCCCGGTCGCCGTAGACGGGAAGCGCATGGGCCCGGCGAAGCTTCTTGCGCACCTGAACAGGCTGGGAGGCATCAACGGAATAGGGCGGGTGGACCTGGTGGAGAACCGGTACGTCGGAATGAAATCGCACGGCGTGTACGAAACGCCCGGCGGCACGATCCTGCACGTCGCCCATCGCGCGGTCGAGTCGGTCACGCTGGACCGGGAAGTGATGCACCTTCGGGATTCGCTCATCCCGAAGTTCGCCGAGCTGATCTATTACGGCTACTGGTACTCGCCCGAGATGGACCTGCTGAAGGCCACCGTCGAGAAGTCCCAGGAGAACGTCACCGGCACCGCGCGCCTGAAGCTGTACAAGGGGAACTGCATGGTAGTGGGGCGGAAGAGCCCGGTCTCCCTCTATCGGACCGATTTCGCCACGTTCGAGAAGGAGACGGTATTCAACCAGGCGGACGCCACCGGGTTCATCAAGATCAACGCGCTGCGGCTCAAGATCCGGTCCATGCTCAAGAGCCGGAAAGGCTGAAACGAGTGCACCGTCTCGCAAATATATTGGCATTCGAGCGCCGCTGCATCCGCTTCAGCTTCGTTGCGCTCGTTCGCCGTACTCTCACAGTACGTCTCCACTCGCGCGCCTTGCCGGCGCGGCGCATCGACGCTCTCGGTGCGCAATCCATTTACGAGGCGGTACACTAGTATGGCGAAGAAGAAAGCCTGGGGAGGACGGTTCGAGGGCGGCACCGACAGGTTCGTCGAGGAGTTCACGGCCTCGATCCCGTACGACATACTGCTTTACCGGCAGGACATCGCGGGGAGCATCGCCCATGCGCGCATGCTGGGAAGGCAGAAAATCATTTCCAGGGCGGATGCGAACCGGATCGTTTCGGCGCTGGAGTCGATCCGCGGCGAGATAGAAGCCGGGAAACTGTCTTTCGACCTCTCCCAGGAGGATATACACATGGCGGTGGAAAGCCGCCTGCTCCGGAAGGCGGGAAAGGCGGGAGGGAAGCTCCATACGGGGAGAAGCCGGAACGACCAGGTCGCGCTCGACCTGCGTCTTTACCTGCGGGAGGAAATCGACGGCATACTTGCGCTTTTCGCCAGGGTCAAGGAGCGGATCCTTGGGAAGGCCGAGGAGTGCTTCGGCGTCGTCATGCCGGGATACACGCACGTCCAGCGGGCGCAGCCTGTCCTGTTTTCACATCACCTGCTTGCTTATTACGAGATGTTCACGCGCGACGAGGATCGGTTCCGGGACGCGCGGCGGCGCATGAACGTGTCCCCACTCGGAGCGGGCGCCCTGGCGGGGACGACTTTCCCGCTGGACCGGGAATCGGTCGCGCGCGAACTGGGCATGGACGGCGTTTGCGAGAACAGCATCGACGCGGTTTCCGACCGCGATTTCGTCGCCGACTTCCTCTTCGCGGGTGCGGTGGCGATGATGCACCTTTCCCGGTTTTCCGAGGAGATGGTCTACTGGTCCTCCGCCGAATTCGGCTTTCTGTCCCTCCCCGACAAGCTCTGTACCGGCAGCAGCATCATGCCTCAGAAGAAGAATCCCGACGTGGCGGAGCTGATCCGGGGCAAGACCGGCCGTGTCTACGGCAATCTGTTCAACCTGCTGACGCTGATGAA
This genomic window from Deltaproteobacteria bacterium contains:
- a CDS encoding PAS domain S-box protein, whose amino-acid sequence is MAESRREAAAGGRNLLLVRTGITFALLASVVSVHFQEPELILAGGFKYLYAAVVLSYGWLLLRFALWGSSDPTAAVSVVQAAVDVAFVSVIVFATGLYDSVFAFMYVVVILLGSFELFLKGAMVWAVLSAVSYVSMLYLQKQGILTPPGVETVHLAWAQFIRTSLTNSIGFLLTGLLSGLLGEDIRRTRQRVIAREDDLQKLESFHKHVIENIPSGILTADTRGRVNLMNDMACGILGVSRAEARGKRVEEVLSGLELADPRGESRLPRPEISFRRPDGSEIFLGFSSSPLKDAEGGVIGRVVIFQDLTPVKQMEERIRISDRLAGVGELAAGLAHEIRNPLASIAGSSQMLRESPELTDDSRTLLGIIERESMRLNGLISDFLAYTGPSLRNIGTVNISDMIGDVAEAVRTGDAREKGVAVENLCNRDLLVDGDAEQLKQVLWNLVRNAVQATPAGGHVRLDLFPQVRHGERYAVTTVSDTGKGIDPSHTAKIFNPFFTTKEGGTGLGLAISQRIVQIHRGFIEVRSEPGHGSIFSVFLPEKANDEETGGSSV
- a CDS encoding type IV pilus twitching motility protein PilT: MVSMHEMLSVMYEKGASDLHITTGIAPTIRVDGRLIPLPAEPLTPPDTKRLCYSILTEAQKQRFEEEKELDLSFGVKGMSRFRANIYLQRGAVAGAFRTIPFRVRSFDELGLPNVLKELCKKPRGLLLVTGPTGSGKSTTLAAMIDKVNMERQEHIVTIEDPIEYLHPHKKCLVNQREVNADTQTFKKALKHILRQDPDIVLIGEMRDLETIEAALTVAETGHLVFATLHTNSCVQTINRILDVFPPYQQPQVRAQLSFVLEGVVSQILIPKASGTGRALCLEIMIPNPAIRNLIREEKIHQIYSQMQVGQAKFGMQTMNQSLLAAYLRRDITLEDAVGRSSDPDEFRNLLTAAQNAASQGAGRRTQV
- the trmFO gene encoding methylenetetrahydrofolate--tRNA-(uracil(54)-C(5))-methyltransferase (FADH(2)-oxidizing) TrmFO, with the translated sequence MRKPAVPPSEGAVVVVGAGLAGSEAALVLSAAGIPVELVEMRPAVSSAAHRTGWFGELVCSNSLGSEEQSSGKGLLKAELLELGSNLIHLARRARVPAGKALAVDREMFGRMVTEAVCTRTGIRLTASEARSIPDAPIVILACGPLPSEALSASMASFLGDAGCYFYDAISPIVDASTIDREEAFTADRYGAGEGDYLNLPMTRERYESFLAELLAARTVPAREFEEERYFESCMPLETMARRGPETLLYGPLRPVGLRDPRTGRTPYAVVQLRKENAAGTMLNLVGFQTRLAYPEQERVFSMIPGLSRAKFLRHGSVHRNAFIDAPRHLHPWLECKKRPGLFFAGQISGVEGYVESIAAGLVAAVSAAERAEGRDPVPFPGISMTGALLRHISSPGAGAFQPMNANFGLLPEPSLGKKRERKARQAEAALSAIADFRKSFFKFNPLCVT
- a CDS encoding tyrosine recombinase XerC yields the protein MGSAVRRFSQFLLSERNASDETVRAYLREVSGLRSFLRETAGKDPDDVWGGWRTVTAADLRRYFTASFAGRKSSTMARKISAVRSFFSFLMGQGEIGGNPAAELTAPRREMRLPDFLPVDEMMDLLRSLPRGGEREDRDAAIIELLYSSGLRVGELVSLRAEDVNLDERTVRVSGKGRKVRIVPVGEKAAGALKAYLDSSGRGYSAERGAPLFRNLRGGALTARSVARILEGALRRAASERHLSPHGLRHSFATHLLESGADLRAIQEMLGHASLSTTQRYARVNVSHLLRTYESAHPLSRVGRKP
- a CDS encoding type II secretion system F family protein, yielding MPKFVWEGKTKAGRTLTGEIEAPNEAFVLAQLRRQQVVPVKVKPKGADLRFRMPGFGGKVTQRELAIFTRQFATMIDAGLPLVQCLDILGMQQENQTFKKIIMKAKEDVESGSTFADALAKHPKTFDELFINLVQAGEVGGILDTILSRLAAHIEKALRLAKKIKGAMVYPATIVAVAVVVTVVLLVYVIPIFGKMFQDFGQALPAPTQMVLAMSEATRKYFFVAVIFVALAVVALRWYRNTENGRRNIDRLFLRLPIVGPLLRKIAVARFARTLGTMVSSGVPILESMDIVAKSAGNRIIEEAILKARMSISEGKTIAEPLADSKVFPAMVTQMVSVGEATGALDTMLNKIAEFYDEEVDMAVDALTSLLEPLLMVFLGVVIGGLVVAMYLPIFKLAGVVGG